The Bombus huntii isolate Logan2020A chromosome 1, iyBomHunt1.1, whole genome shotgun sequence genome contains a region encoding:
- the LOC126865655 gene encoding omega-amidase NIT2-A-like, whose amino-acid sequence MPEIEGAKLYNTCTIWGPDGTLIAKHRKVHLFDIDIPNKITFRESDSLSPGNSLTTFDVKGCKIGIGICYDIRFEEMARIYRNKGCQMLIYPAAFNMTTGPLHWSLLQRFRANDNQLYVACISPARVP is encoded by the exons atgcctgaaatagagggcgctaaattgtacaatacctgtactatttggggtcccgatggaactttgatagcaaaacaccgaaag gtacatctattcgacatcgacattcctaataagattacttttcgagagagtgattcactcagtcctggtaactccctaacgacgttcgatgtgaagggctgcaaaataggtattggcatttgctatgatattagattcgaggaaatggcacgcatttatcggaacaaag gttgccaaatgctgatatatccagcggcattcaatatgaccactggaccactgcactggtcattacttcagcgtttcagagcgaatgataatcaattatacgttgcctgcatatcaccggctcgtgttccttaa